In a single window of the Pseudoxanthomonas sp. F37 genome:
- the ppnN gene encoding nucleotide 5'-monophosphate nucleosidase PpnN, whose product MSETAPRALPVQDARIYPRGGLDVLSRAEVARLRDASAGGMHELLRRCALAVLTSGSASDDPRAARDLYPDFDIQVLQQDRGVRIDLINAPAMAFVDGEIIRGVAELLFAVVRDLAYTAIELGPEYAADLESSAGITNAVFGLLRNARILKPSDPNLVVCWGGHSISRDEYLYTKQVGYELGLRGLDICTGCGPGAMKGPMKGATIAHAKQRRTRTRYIGVTEPGIIAAESPNPIVNHLVIMPDIEKRLEAFVRIGHGIIVFPGGVGTAEEILYLLGILLHPDNADLPFPLILTGPTIAAPYFEQIDRFIRLTLGDAAAARYEIVIGDPVAVAKKMGAGIRRVREYRIEQKDSFFFNWAIQIPEDYQQPFVPSHEAMAALQLRPGRAVHDLAADLRRAFSGIVAGNVKEDGMRRIEEFGPFEIHGEPAMMQALDALLRAFVEQRRMKIAGEYKPCYRVVT is encoded by the coding sequence ATGAGTGAAACGGCACCGAGGGCGTTGCCGGTGCAGGACGCGCGCATCTATCCGCGCGGCGGCCTGGACGTGCTTTCCCGCGCCGAAGTGGCGCGCCTGCGCGACGCCTCCGCCGGAGGCATGCACGAACTGCTGCGCCGTTGCGCGCTGGCGGTGCTGACCAGCGGCAGCGCCTCGGACGATCCGCGCGCCGCGCGCGATCTCTACCCCGACTTCGATATCCAGGTGCTGCAGCAGGACCGCGGCGTGCGCATCGACCTGATCAATGCGCCGGCCATGGCCTTCGTCGATGGCGAGATCATCCGTGGCGTGGCCGAGCTGCTTTTCGCGGTGGTGCGCGACCTGGCCTACACGGCCATCGAGTTGGGGCCGGAGTACGCGGCCGACCTCGAATCGTCGGCAGGCATCACCAACGCCGTCTTCGGCCTGCTGCGTAACGCCCGCATCCTGAAGCCGAGCGACCCCAACCTGGTGGTCTGCTGGGGCGGCCACTCCATCTCGCGCGACGAGTACCTCTACACCAAGCAGGTGGGATACGAGCTGGGCCTGCGCGGCCTGGACATCTGCACCGGCTGCGGTCCGGGCGCGATGAAGGGGCCGATGAAGGGCGCCACCATCGCGCATGCCAAGCAGCGCCGCACCAGGACGCGCTACATCGGCGTGACCGAGCCGGGCATCATCGCCGCCGAGTCGCCCAATCCCATCGTCAACCACCTGGTGATCATGCCGGACATCGAGAAGCGCCTGGAGGCCTTCGTCCGCATCGGCCACGGCATCATCGTGTTTCCGGGCGGCGTGGGCACGGCGGAGGAGATCCTGTACCTGCTGGGCATCCTGCTGCATCCGGACAACGCCGACCTGCCGTTCCCGCTGATCCTCACCGGACCGACCATCGCCGCGCCGTACTTCGAGCAGATCGACCGCTTCATCCGGCTGACGCTGGGCGACGCGGCCGCCGCGCGCTACGAGATCGTCATCGGCGACCCGGTGGCCGTGGCGAAGAAGATGGGTGCCGGCATCCGCCGCGTGCGCGAATACCGGATCGAACAGAAGGATTCGTTCTTCTTCAACTGGGCCATCCAGATACCCGAGGATTACCAGCAACCCTTCGTGCCCTCGCACGAGGCCATGGCCGCGCTGCAGCTGCGGCCCGGGCGCGCGGTGCACGACCTGGCGGCGGACCTGCGCCGGGCGTTCTCCGGCATCGTGGCCGGCAACGTGAAGGAAGACGGGATGCGCCGGATCGAGGAATTCGGCCCGTTCGAGATCCACGGCGAGCCGGCGATGATGCAGGCGCTGGATGCGCTGCTGCGTGCGTTCGTGGAACAGCGCCGCATGAAGATCGCGGGCGAGTACAAGCCCTGCTACCGCGTGGTGACCTGA